The Aggregatilinea lenta genome includes a region encoding these proteins:
- a CDS encoding carbohydrate ABC transporter permease translates to MATGTLSQRQRSDAQRRETIARTIRLVRRALAYAFMIALGFIFLFPIIFMLVAAFKPNDRVIADLASFRAFFPDPSTLTTANIQDVFARVPFERLAFNSVFITFVTVIAGLFVNSMAAFTLSRLRWVGRGLMLGIIVSLIIIPLEAIAVPLMMEVNEMGTALNLVITALMGMLTVLLWIAVWNASGGWVDDVGGGSLPAPAAWLLQAIFTAIIALPLEILTSMMIRQTIDGGTWLNTYHVQILPFIAEPFSIFLFYQFFIGVPKDFDEAAYVDGAGPFRIYWQVMVPLSRPVFATVAILKFLQFWAAYLWPLMATRSSDYRPLMVGMDFFQTQAPIRWGSIMGYAAMVTIPVLIIFLLFQKWFVQSVSSSGVKG, encoded by the coding sequence ATGGCTACTGGCACGCTTTCCCAACGACAGCGCTCGGACGCGCAGCGCCGCGAAACCATCGCCCGCACCATCAGGCTTGTGCGCCGCGCGCTCGCATATGCATTCATGATCGCGCTGGGCTTCATCTTCCTGTTCCCGATTATCTTTATGCTCGTGGCCGCCTTCAAGCCCAACGACCGCGTCATCGCGGATCTGGCGAGCTTCCGCGCCTTCTTCCCGGACCCGTCCACCCTGACCACGGCCAACATTCAGGACGTCTTCGCGCGCGTGCCCTTCGAGCGGCTGGCGTTCAACTCGGTGTTCATCACCTTCGTGACGGTCATCGCCGGGCTGTTCGTCAACAGCATGGCCGCCTTCACGCTGTCGCGGCTGCGCTGGGTCGGGCGCGGGCTGATGCTGGGCATTATCGTCTCGCTGATCATCATCCCGCTCGAAGCGATCGCCGTGCCGCTGATGATGGAAGTCAACGAAATGGGCACCGCGCTCAACCTCGTGATCACCGCACTGATGGGCATGCTGACGGTCCTGCTGTGGATCGCGGTGTGGAACGCGTCCGGCGGGTGGGTAGACGACGTCGGGGGCGGCAGCCTGCCCGCGCCCGCAGCGTGGCTGCTGCAGGCGATCTTCACAGCGATCATCGCGCTACCGCTGGAAATTCTGACGTCCATGATGATCCGGCAGACGATCGACGGCGGCACGTGGCTGAACACCTATCACGTCCAAATCCTGCCGTTCATCGCCGAGCCGTTTTCGATCTTCCTGTTCTACCAGTTCTTCATCGGCGTCCCGAAAGACTTCGACGAGGCCGCCTACGTGGACGGCGCGGGTCCCTTCCGCATCTACTGGCAGGTGATGGTCCCGCTGTCGCGTCCGGTGTTCGCTACCGTCGCCATCCTGAAGTTCCTGCAGTTTTGGGCCGCGTACCTGTGGCCGCTGATGGCGACGCGAAGCTCCGATTACCGCCCGCTGATGGTCGGCATGGACTTCTTCCAGACGCAGGCCCCGATCCGCTGGGGCAGCATCATGGGCTACGCGGCAATGGTCACCATCCCCGTGCTGATCATCTTCCTGCTGTTCCAGAAGTGGTTCGTGCAGAGCGTTAGCAGCAGCGGCGTCAAGGGATAA
- a CDS encoding FtsX-like permease family protein, with protein MNRSTFRKIWGDLWTRKSRTILVSVSIFIGVLGVVTLITAGDLLVRQLKADVKESELPMLSANVVVPPSEGDVTLDDTAYLEALDEAFPDVMAIEGSSNNPFYWKLPDEGRFREARLFAYTVPLDDKPMEPMRLVDGEYPAAEQHQLVVEQRMADDFDLHVGDTINVRMLGEDEFPTETWTISGIVFHAYNQMSDQTMYALSDDVTAVTGVAGLSTISARFDDFAQAEANKDAFQTFINDSTPYSALIVQATDPADNAAIQSSEDFALILSVLAIVSMLVSGFLVLNVINNLVTEQRRQIGVMKSLGTTRGEMFVIYGGIAVAYGLIGVIPGVLLGIPFGYQMAVLIGDFANTLIDTFAVSTTAIALGIVLGLAVPVISAVIPVYIGTRVSILDAMTDLGIGGGYNVGFLNRTIKALPLPLNIKQSLNNLTQKKARLALTVVTLTLALSAFMGVSAVFVQINSVLQDILDTFGYQIIFQTTQSQQFEPVETLLMDNVDGISEVYPGSGGIVQLEGYVSESTQTSQMLVQGIVPETAMTGTVLVEGTAWENDPDREGIVLTNEITNNIDKGVGDTVTLVVNGQRQDEEIIGIVNYPIPMGIMPWEDLSRLTGFTLGAPTPNQYFTGVQVDDYSGTLPGGAITAWGIDSQAAGFVTMIEGDPITPGQPGVMLTQAAADAGGYAVGDTITVRAGDCMSTGDADPTVCTATEPITGIFMPPSQMASSQIPQDMVAIYWEDLATMEGLDLNGEPVPNAFFVLTQASDPTAREVDGIIENINDLLVDHGITASYTNMVEIADMASDAILSIGIVLNMASFIMAAVGAVGLITTLSIAVFERQKEIGVMRSVGAKSPTIISQFLVEGLLVGIIAWIIAAPLSVGLAWGITEILPFGEFIQFDYPPIMLPVGFVGILIIATISSVWPSVSAARKTVSDILRYQ; from the coding sequence ATGAACCGGTCAACCTTCCGCAAGATTTGGGGCGACTTATGGACCCGCAAGAGTCGCACCATTCTGGTTTCGGTCAGCATCTTCATCGGCGTGCTGGGCGTCGTGACGCTCATCACCGCGGGCGACCTGCTCGTTCGCCAGTTGAAGGCGGACGTGAAGGAAAGCGAGCTGCCGATGCTGTCCGCCAACGTCGTCGTGCCTCCCAGCGAAGGCGACGTAACGCTCGATGACACGGCCTACCTGGAGGCGCTCGACGAGGCTTTCCCGGACGTCATGGCTATCGAAGGCTCGTCGAACAATCCCTTTTACTGGAAGCTGCCCGATGAAGGGCGCTTCCGCGAGGCGCGCCTTTTCGCCTACACCGTTCCACTGGACGACAAGCCGATGGAGCCGATGCGGCTCGTGGACGGAGAATACCCGGCGGCAGAGCAGCACCAGCTTGTCGTCGAGCAGCGCATGGCCGACGACTTCGACCTGCATGTGGGCGACACGATCAACGTGCGTATGCTGGGCGAGGACGAGTTCCCCACCGAGACGTGGACGATCTCCGGCATCGTGTTCCACGCCTACAACCAGATGAGCGATCAGACCATGTACGCCCTGTCCGACGACGTGACGGCGGTGACGGGCGTCGCTGGCCTGAGCACGATTTCGGCCCGCTTTGACGATTTTGCGCAGGCGGAGGCGAACAAGGATGCGTTCCAGACCTTCATCAACGACAGCACGCCCTATTCCGCGCTCATCGTCCAGGCGACCGATCCGGCGGATAATGCCGCCATCCAGAGCAGCGAAGACTTCGCCCTGATCCTGAGTGTGCTCGCGATTGTGTCGATGCTCGTGTCCGGCTTCCTGGTGCTCAACGTGATCAACAACCTCGTCACCGAACAGCGGCGGCAGATCGGCGTGATGAAGTCACTGGGCACGACGCGCGGCGAGATGTTTGTCATATACGGCGGTATTGCCGTCGCGTACGGGCTGATCGGCGTCATTCCCGGCGTGCTGCTGGGCATTCCGTTCGGCTACCAGATGGCCGTGCTGATCGGCGACTTCGCCAACACGCTGATCGACACCTTCGCCGTTTCGACCACGGCCATTGCGCTGGGCATCGTGTTGGGATTGGCCGTGCCGGTCATCTCGGCGGTGATCCCGGTCTACATCGGCACGCGCGTCAGCATCCTCGACGCCATGACCGACCTGGGCATCGGCGGCGGCTACAACGTCGGCTTCCTGAACCGCACGATCAAGGCGCTGCCCCTGCCGCTGAACATCAAGCAGTCGCTGAACAACCTGACGCAGAAGAAAGCGCGCCTTGCGCTGACGGTCGTCACGCTGACGCTGGCGCTCTCCGCATTTATGGGCGTTTCTGCCGTGTTCGTGCAGATCAATTCCGTGCTGCAGGATATTCTGGACACGTTTGGCTACCAGATCATCTTCCAGACGACGCAGAGCCAGCAGTTCGAGCCGGTTGAAACCCTGCTGATGGACAACGTCGACGGCATCTCGGAGGTCTATCCGGGGTCGGGCGGCATCGTGCAGCTTGAGGGCTACGTCTCCGAAAGTACCCAGACGAGCCAGATGTTGGTGCAGGGTATCGTGCCGGAAACCGCAATGACCGGCACGGTCCTGGTTGAAGGCACTGCCTGGGAGAACGATCCTGATCGTGAAGGCATCGTGCTGACCAACGAGATCACGAACAACATCGACAAGGGAGTCGGCGACACGGTGACACTGGTCGTTAACGGGCAGCGCCAGGACGAGGAGATTATCGGCATCGTCAACTACCCGATCCCGATGGGCATCATGCCCTGGGAGGATCTGTCCCGCCTGACCGGCTTTACGCTGGGTGCGCCCACGCCGAACCAGTACTTTACCGGCGTGCAGGTAGACGACTACTCCGGCACGCTGCCCGGCGGCGCGATCACGGCCTGGGGCATCGATTCCCAGGCGGCGGGCTTCGTGACCATGATCGAGGGTGACCCGATCACGCCGGGGCAGCCGGGCGTCATGCTCACGCAGGCGGCGGCGGACGCGGGCGGTTACGCGGTGGGCGACACGATTACGGTGCGCGCCGGGGACTGTATGTCGACCGGCGATGCGGACCCGACCGTGTGCACGGCGACGGAGCCGATCACGGGCATCTTCATGCCGCCGTCGCAGATGGCCTCCTCGCAGATCCCGCAGGACATGGTGGCGATCTACTGGGAAGATCTGGCGACGATGGAGGGCCTCGACCTGAACGGCGAGCCGGTCCCGAACGCCTTCTTCGTGCTGACGCAGGCCAGCGATCCGACCGCACGTGAGGTGGACGGCATCATCGAGAACATCAACGACCTGCTCGTCGATCACGGAATCACCGCCTCCTATACGAACATGGTCGAAATTGCGGACATGGCTTCGGACGCGATCTTGAGTATCGGCATCGTGCTGAACATGGCCTCGTTCATCATGGCGGCGGTCGGCGCGGTGGGCCTGATCACCACGCTGTCCATCGCCGTGTTCGAGCGCCAGAAGGAGATCGGTGTGATGCGCTCCGTGGGAGCCAAGTCGCCGACCATCATCTCGCAGTTCCTGGTAGAAGGCTTGCTGGTGGGCATCATCGCCTGGATCATCGCCGCGCCGCTGAGCGTGGGGCTGGCCTGGGGCATCACCGAAATTCTGCCCTTTGGCGAGTTCATCCAGTTCGACTACCCGCCGATCATGCTGCCAGTGGGCTTTGTGGGCATCCTGATCATCGCCACCATCTCGAGCGTGTGGCCGTCGGTGTCGGCGGCGCGCAAGACGGTGTCCGACATTCTCCGTTACCAGTAA
- a CDS encoding sugar ABC transporter substrate-binding protein, whose product MKAKILVFLLIAALVLPVTVMAQDKAEVTLWFHSGQGSERDALAAQIDAFNAESADYEIVPLEVPEGSYNDQVRAAALAGDLPCVLDFDGPNIYAYVASGDLIAIGDMMDADMVGDVLPSIIAQGTVDDQLYSLGQFDSGLAFWGNRAMLEEAGVRIPEGIDDPWTLDELNAAIEALAGVVPEDGYVIDFQFTNTGEWYSYAFGPWIRSFGGDTIDRETYETAEGFLNGPEAVAFGEWFQGLFNSGYATSTPVDPSADFMEGRVPLSYVGHWMYPSYSEALGDNLVLIPSPDFGNGAVTGMGSWNWGITSMCESPEGAAAFINFLMEPDNIVAMTEANGAVPARLSVLAADERYAEGGDLYIYVQQLENGIAIPRAQTAVYPAISTAMEDAINAIARGEDVQSTLDGAVDTIDSAIENLGS is encoded by the coding sequence ATGAAAGCTAAGATTTTGGTCTTCCTTCTGATCGCGGCGCTGGTGCTCCCGGTGACCGTGATGGCGCAAGACAAAGCCGAAGTGACGCTGTGGTTCCACTCTGGACAGGGCAGCGAGCGTGACGCGTTGGCTGCGCAGATCGACGCCTTCAACGCCGAAAGCGCCGACTACGAAATCGTCCCGCTCGAAGTGCCTGAAGGCAGCTACAACGATCAGGTCCGTGCCGCCGCGCTGGCGGGCGACCTGCCGTGCGTGCTCGACTTCGACGGCCCGAACATCTACGCCTACGTTGCGTCCGGCGACCTGATTGCGATCGGCGACATGATGGACGCCGACATGGTTGGCGACGTGCTGCCCTCGATCATCGCGCAGGGCACCGTGGACGACCAGCTCTACAGTCTGGGCCAGTTCGACAGCGGTCTGGCGTTCTGGGGCAACCGCGCCATGCTCGAAGAAGCAGGCGTGCGCATCCCCGAAGGCATCGATGATCCGTGGACGCTGGATGAACTCAACGCCGCGATCGAAGCCCTGGCGGGCGTCGTGCCGGAAGACGGCTACGTGATCGACTTCCAGTTCACCAATACGGGTGAATGGTACTCCTACGCGTTCGGCCCCTGGATCCGCAGCTTCGGCGGCGATACCATCGACCGCGAGACGTACGAAACGGCTGAAGGCTTCCTGAACGGGCCGGAAGCAGTCGCATTTGGCGAGTGGTTCCAGGGCCTGTTCAACAGCGGCTACGCCACGTCGACCCCGGTCGATCCGAGCGCCGACTTCATGGAAGGCCGCGTGCCGCTGAGCTACGTCGGTCACTGGATGTACCCGAGCTACAGCGAAGCGCTGGGCGACAATCTGGTCCTGATCCCCTCGCCGGACTTCGGTAACGGCGCGGTGACGGGCATGGGGTCGTGGAACTGGGGCATCACCAGCATGTGCGAAAGCCCTGAAGGCGCGGCGGCGTTCATCAACTTCCTGATGGAGCCGGACAACATCGTGGCAATGACCGAAGCCAACGGTGCGGTCCCGGCGCGTCTGTCGGTGCTGGCCGCTGACGAGCGCTACGCCGAGGGCGGCGACCTGTACATCTACGTGCAGCAGCTCGAAAACGGCATCGCCATCCCGCGCGCGCAGACCGCCGTCTATCCCGCCATCTCCACCGCAATGGAAGATGCGATCAATGCCATCGCACGCGGTGAGGACGTCCAGTCCACGCTCGACGGCGCGGTCGATACCATCGACTCGGCTATCGAGAACCTGGGCAGCTAA
- a CDS encoding ABC transporter ATP-binding protein, which produces MDKLISLQQVHKTYKIKGGLVRALNGVDFEVEQGEFVALVGPSGSGKSTLINMITGIDRPTDGEVHVAGQRLTHMNEDQVAGWRGKNVGVVFQFFQLLPSLTVVENVIMPMTYAGTYKNGRRERAMELLDLVDLADIADKYPSQISGGQQQRAAIARALANDPPLIVGDEPTGNLDSVSSGLMFSLFEDLVAQGKTMVMVTHDKDLAGKAPRIQEVRDGRLLGGAEINRRLVGNGAGR; this is translated from the coding sequence ATGGATAAGCTGATTTCGCTCCAGCAGGTGCACAAGACGTACAAGATCAAGGGCGGGCTGGTCCGCGCGCTGAACGGCGTGGACTTCGAGGTGGAGCAGGGCGAGTTCGTCGCGCTGGTGGGGCCGTCCGGCAGCGGCAAGAGCACGCTCATCAACATGATCACGGGCATCGACCGCCCGACGGATGGCGAAGTTCACGTCGCAGGGCAGCGGCTGACGCACATGAACGAGGATCAGGTCGCGGGTTGGCGCGGGAAAAACGTGGGCGTGGTGTTCCAGTTCTTCCAGCTGCTGCCGTCGCTGACGGTAGTGGAGAACGTGATCATGCCCATGACCTACGCGGGCACGTACAAGAATGGGCGTCGCGAGCGCGCGATGGAGCTGCTCGATCTGGTGGATCTGGCCGACATCGCGGATAAGTATCCGAGCCAGATATCGGGCGGACAGCAGCAGCGCGCCGCAATCGCGCGCGCCCTGGCCAACGACCCGCCGCTGATTGTGGGTGATGAGCCGACAGGTAACCTCGATTCGGTCTCGTCAGGCCTGATGTTCAGCCTGTTCGAGGATCTGGTGGCGCAGGGCAAGACGATGGTGATGGTCACGCACGATAAGGACCTGGCGGGCAAAGCGCCGCGCATCCAGGAGGTCCGCGACGGGCGGCTGCTGGGCGGCGCGGAGATCAACCGGCGGCTGGTGGGCAACGGCGCAGGCCGGTAA
- a CDS encoding carbohydrate ABC transporter permease yields MAILMGGPAFLLLGLFMIWPVIRGIDLSRTNQRFDGAQAAAVGWSNYDKILSVNVIRLPDIPDPLPEQAPTAGWYRSNDGELIFRWRARGLEEIGLGQYADYEIARQFSIGGNQYAVIAKDPLFWKSLLNNFYFALIVVPVQTGLALLLALLINQKLPYRNVFRTVYFSPVATAMVIIAVVWLFLYNPQFGLINQMLDFISGGKLGPYQWLQSSSMAMPAIMVMSIWQGVGFQMVIFLAGLQDIPEDLYEASGIDGANAWQKFRFVTLPMLRNTTIFVVLTTTILAFRLFDQVNVMTPDGGPNQSTATMVWYAIRRGWGQSEVGYASAVSIVFVGIVLIISLIQRGVIRSDTAE; encoded by the coding sequence ATGGCCATACTCATGGGTGGCCCGGCCTTTCTGCTGTTGGGGCTGTTCATGATCTGGCCGGTCATCCGTGGCATCGACCTCAGCCGCACGAACCAGCGGTTCGACGGCGCGCAAGCCGCCGCCGTCGGGTGGTCCAATTACGATAAAATCCTCAGTGTGAACGTGATCCGCCTGCCGGACATCCCCGATCCGCTGCCAGAACAGGCGCCCACGGCGGGCTGGTATCGCAGCAACGACGGCGAGCTGATCTTCCGCTGGCGCGCGCGCGGTCTGGAAGAGATCGGGCTTGGACAGTATGCCGACTACGAGATCGCCCGGCAGTTTTCAATTGGCGGCAACCAGTACGCCGTCATCGCCAAAGATCCCCTTTTCTGGAAATCTCTGCTCAATAACTTTTATTTCGCGCTGATCGTCGTGCCGGTCCAGACCGGGCTGGCGCTGCTGCTGGCGCTGCTGATCAACCAGAAGCTGCCTTACCGCAACGTCTTCCGCACCGTTTATTTCAGTCCGGTCGCCACGGCGATGGTCATCATCGCGGTCGTGTGGCTCTTTTTGTACAACCCCCAGTTCGGTCTGATCAACCAGATGCTCGACTTTATCAGTGGGGGCAAGCTGGGGCCGTACCAATGGCTGCAAAGCTCCAGCATGGCCATGCCCGCCATCATGGTCATGTCGATTTGGCAGGGCGTCGGCTTCCAGATGGTGATCTTCCTGGCCGGGCTGCAAGACATTCCCGAAGACCTGTACGAAGCGTCCGGCATCGATGGCGCGAACGCGTGGCAGAAGTTCCGCTTCGTGACACTGCCCATGCTGCGCAACACGACGATCTTCGTCGTGCTGACCACCACGATTTTGGCCTTCCGCCTCTTCGATCAGGTGAACGTCATGACGCCTGATGGCGGCCCGAACCAGTCCACCGCGACGATGGTGTGGTATGCCATCCGGCGCGGCTGGGGTCAAAGCGAGGTCGGCTACGCCTCGGCGGTGTCGATCGTTTTCGTGGGCATCGTGCTGATCATCTCGCTGATCCAGCGCGGCGTGATCCGGTCCGACACCGCAGAGTAG